The following coding sequences lie in one Arachis stenosperma cultivar V10309 chromosome 5, arast.V10309.gnm1.PFL2, whole genome shotgun sequence genomic window:
- the LOC130980465 gene encoding uncharacterized protein LOC130980465 — translation MADKESPQLSQDDLLARIAELQAEVRRIAELSTQNNGESSKNSTQGSTDPLNIAPPKEKLTLNNPFSEEITNYQMPKNFTLPTALEPYKGFGDPRAHIKKFQSMMFFNGPKNEPVLCRAFPTCLDGAALLWFSKLPEGSISSFEDLARSFIDYFAASRVYVHRSDYLGTIKQGQHESLKDYMTRFADATMKIQDLDPAVHLHALKAGLRHGKFRETIAITKPKTLEEFRERAAGQMEIEELREAQKSDKQPSRRDEERTFRSPGNRDSKKPSKPASKYNTYTRFNTRRENIIREILNAKIIKPPARAGNYQDQRFVDKTKHCAFHRKFGHTTDDCIVAKDLLERLARQGNLDKFIETRKGRGGNSDRTEHKQAKADDKKERTTPDPPRGVINHISGGFAGGGETSSARKRSYRAMLAIEGTIQPRKDKESDVTISFNQADFKSSSPNLDDPVVISIQVEELLVRKTLLDPGSSADVLFYSTFTKMKLSEKLIRPSS, via the coding sequence ATGGCTGACAAGGAAAGTCCACAACTCTCACAGGATGACCTCCTGGCTCGAATCGCCGAGCTTCAGGCGGAAGTACGAAGAATAGCTGAGCTGTCCACGCAGAACAATGGAGAAAGCTCCAAAAACTCGACTCAAGGTTCTACGGACCCTTTAAACATTGCCCCGCCAAAAGAAAAGCTCACCCTCAACAACCCCTTCTCCGAGGAGATCACAAATTATCAGATGCCAAAAAACTTTACTCTCCCAACCGCACTGGAGCCATACAAAGGGTTCGGCGACCCCCGAGCCCACATAAAGAAGTTCCAATCAATGATGTTTTTCAATGGCCCTAAGAACGAGCCCGTCCTTTGCCGAGCATTCCCCACCTGCCTCGACGGTGCTGCATTACTCTGGTTCTCTAAACTCCCTGAAGGATCAATTTCCTCCTTTGAAGATCTGGCCAGATCATTCATCGATTACTTTGCCGCGTCGAGAGTCTACGTACACAGATCGGACTATCTCGGCACCATCAAACAAGGCCAGCACGAGAGCCTGAAAGACTACATGACCAGATTCGCGGATGCCACTATGAAAATCCAGGACTTGGACCCGGCCGTCCACCTACACGCTCTGAAAGCCGGTCTCAGGCACGGCAAATTTCGGGAGACCATCGCTATAACAAAGCCAAAGACGCTAGAGGAGTTCCGAGAAAGGGCGGCAGGTCAAATGGAGATCGAAGAACTCCGAGAAGCCCAAAAATCGGACAAACAACCAAGTCGGAGAGACGAAGAAAGAACTTTCAGATCACCAGGAAACAGGGACAGTAAGAAACCTTCCAAGCCCGCTTCAAAATACAACACATACACCAGATTTAATACCAGAAGAGAAAACATCATCAGAGAAATCCTCAATGCCAAAATCATAAAGCCACCAGCCCGAGCAGGGAACTACCAGGACCAAAGGTTCGTAGATAAGACAAAGCATTGTGCTTTCCACCGAAAGTTCGGTCACACTACGGATGACTGCATCGTCGCAAAGGACCTCCTGGAAAGGCTAGCACGCCAAGGGAACTTGGACAAATTTATCGAGACCCGGAAGGGCAGAGGAGGAAACTCGGACAGGACAGAGCATAAGCAAGCAAAGGCCGACGACAAAAAAGAAAGGACAACTCCTGATCCACCAAGAGGAGTCATTAACCATATATCAGGAGGATTCGCAGGCGGAGGAGAAACAAGCTCGGCCAGGAAACGAAGCTACAGAGCAATGCTAGCAATCGAAGGAACCATACAACCAAGGAAGGACAAAGAATCAGATGTCACAATATCCTTCAACCAAGCAGACTTCAAATCGTCAAGCCCTAACCTCGACGACCCCGTGGTAATTTCAATCCAAGTCGAAGAACTGTTGGTGAGAAAGACATTATTAGATCCAGGTAGTAGTGCtgatgttttattttattctaccTTTACAAAAATGAAATTATCTGAAAAATTGATACGACCTTCCTCTTGA